A genome region from Solanum pennellii chromosome 12, SPENNV200 includes the following:
- the LOC107005219 gene encoding protein ANTHESIS POMOTING FACTOR 1 isoform X2 has translation MIALSELTDDIIGSMAVGATFSDFGGQINSLDFHRTEDLLITASEDDSIRLFDIANGKLLKTTYHKKHGADRICFTHHPHSVICSSIHNLDVHGESLRYLSMYDNRCLRYFKGHKERVVSLCMSPVNDSFLSGSLDHSVRIWDLRVNACQGILRLRGRPAVAYDQQGLVFAVAMEGGAIKLFDSRHFDKGPFETFLVGGDTAERCGFNLDPSPTAMEASFTPDGQYVFSGSGDGSLHAWHIDTQNKVCSWDSHIGVASCLKWAPRRVMFVAASSVLTFWIPDHRGPGEAAGVQVEEQVTLTQ, from the exons ATGATAGCACTGTCGGAGCTCACCGATGACATTATTGGGAGCATGGCCGTTGGAGCCACTTTCTCAGATTTT GGTGGGCAGATAAACTCACTTGATTTTCATCGGACAGAAGATTTACTGATAACTGCTAGTGAGGATGACTCAATTCGACTTTTTGACATTGCCAATGGGAA GTTGCTGAAGACTACATATCATAAGAAGCATGGAGCTGATCGAATATGCTTTACCCACCACCCTCATTCTGTTATATGCTCTTCAATACACAACTTGGATGTGCATGGAG AGTCTCTGCGATACCTATCCATGTACGATAATCGATGTCTTCGTTACTTTAAGGGACATAAAGAGAG GGTTGTGTCACTGTGCATGTCTCCAGTTAATGACAGCTTTTTGTCTGGATCTCTTGACCATAGTGTGAGAATATGGGATCTTCGTGTAAATGCATGCCAG GGGATTTTGCGTCTAAGAGGTAGGCCTGCAGTTGCTTATGACCAACAAGGCCTTGTCTTTGCAGTGGCAATGGAAGGGGGTGCCATCAAATTGTTTGATTCAAGACACTTTGACAAG GGGCCCTTTGAAACCTTCCTAGTTGGTGGAGATACAGCTGAG CGGTGTGGGTTTAATCTGGATCCTTCTCCGACAGCAATGGAGGCATCCTTTACACCAGACGGACAGTATGTTTTTTCAG GTTCAGGAGATGGAAGCTTGCATGCGTGGCACATCGACACACAAAATAAG GTTTGTAGCTGGGATAGCCACATAGGTGTGGCATCGTGCTTGAAATGGGCCCCAAGAAGAGTCATGTTTGTTGCTGCATCATCAGTTCTTACCTTTTGGATTCCTGATCATAGAGGTCCTGGTGAGGCCGCTGGAGTCCAAGTAGAAGAACAAGTTACTCTTACTCAATGA
- the LOC107005219 gene encoding protein ANTHESIS POMOTING FACTOR 1 isoform X1, with the protein MIALSELTDDIIGSMAVGATFSDFGGQINSLDFHRTEDLLITASEDDSIRLFDIANGKLLKTTYHKKHGADRICFTHHPHSVICSSIHNLDVHGESLRYLSMYDNRCLRYFKGHKERVVSLCMSPVNDSFLSGSLDHSVRIWDLRVNACQGILRLRGRPAVAYDQQGLVFAVAMEGGAIKLFDSRHFDKGPFETFLVGGDTAEVCDIKFSNDGKSMLLTTTSNSIYVLDAYAGEKRCGFNLDPSPTAMEASFTPDGQYVFSGSGDGSLHAWHIDTQNKVCSWDSHIGVASCLKWAPRRVMFVAASSVLTFWIPDHRGPGEAAGVQVEEQVTLTQ; encoded by the exons ATGATAGCACTGTCGGAGCTCACCGATGACATTATTGGGAGCATGGCCGTTGGAGCCACTTTCTCAGATTTT GGTGGGCAGATAAACTCACTTGATTTTCATCGGACAGAAGATTTACTGATAACTGCTAGTGAGGATGACTCAATTCGACTTTTTGACATTGCCAATGGGAA GTTGCTGAAGACTACATATCATAAGAAGCATGGAGCTGATCGAATATGCTTTACCCACCACCCTCATTCTGTTATATGCTCTTCAATACACAACTTGGATGTGCATGGAG AGTCTCTGCGATACCTATCCATGTACGATAATCGATGTCTTCGTTACTTTAAGGGACATAAAGAGAG GGTTGTGTCACTGTGCATGTCTCCAGTTAATGACAGCTTTTTGTCTGGATCTCTTGACCATAGTGTGAGAATATGGGATCTTCGTGTAAATGCATGCCAG GGGATTTTGCGTCTAAGAGGTAGGCCTGCAGTTGCTTATGACCAACAAGGCCTTGTCTTTGCAGTGGCAATGGAAGGGGGTGCCATCAAATTGTTTGATTCAAGACACTTTGACAAG GGGCCCTTTGAAACCTTCCTAGTTGGTGGAGATACAGCTGAGGTTTGTGACATAAAATTCAGCAATGATGGAAAATCAATGCTTTTAACAACTACTAGTAATAGCATCTATGTGCTTGACGCCTATGCAGGAGAGAAG CGGTGTGGGTTTAATCTGGATCCTTCTCCGACAGCAATGGAGGCATCCTTTACACCAGACGGACAGTATGTTTTTTCAG GTTCAGGAGATGGAAGCTTGCATGCGTGGCACATCGACACACAAAATAAG GTTTGTAGCTGGGATAGCCACATAGGTGTGGCATCGTGCTTGAAATGGGCCCCAAGAAGAGTCATGTTTGTTGCTGCATCATCAGTTCTTACCTTTTGGATTCCTGATCATAGAGGTCCTGGTGAGGCCGCTGGAGTCCAAGTAGAAGAACAAGTTACTCTTACTCAATGA